The genomic segment TTCCTGCGGTCATTCTcagtaaatctataatagaaCCGTTGACCCAGGCTGCCAAAGGCGACAAACTGCGCAAacagaaggaaataataataaataaataaacaataaatatcgagaacgtgagatgaagagtctctgACAGAGAGTCCATAGTTGTGGGAACGGTTCAGCACTGGTgcaagggaagttgagggaagttatcccctctggttcaggagcctgatggttgaggggtgataactgtccctgaacctggtggtgtgggtcctgaggctcctgtacctccttcctgatggttgaggggtgttaactgtccctgaacctggtggtgtgggtcctgaggctcctgtacctccttcctgatggttgaggggtgataactgtccctgaacctggtggtgtgggtcctgaggctcctgtacctccttcctgatggttgaggggtgataactgtccctgaacctggtggtgtaggtcctgaggctcccgtacctccttcctgatggttgagggggtgataactgtccctgaacctggtggtgtgggtcctaaggctctggtacctccttcctgatggttgaggggtgataactgtccctgaacctggtgctgtgggtcctgaggctcctgtacctccttcctgatggttgaggggtgataactgtccctgaacctggtggtgtaggtcctgaggctcctgtaccttcttcctgacggcagcagggAGAAAAGAGTGGTGGAGATCTCTTACGACAGCGTTttgtgtcgatgtgctcaatagcggggagggttttacccggggtggactgggccgtatccactaccctctgtaggattttccgttcaggggcattggtgtttccgtaccaggctgtgatgcagccagtcgatatTCTCTCCACCACAGATCTGTAGAGGTTTGTCAGAGTTTTCGATCTTGCGTCGCATCTTCGCGAACTTCTGAGACAAGGTACTGCAGTGCTCTTTTCAGTTACACTCGTGGGATGGGTCCTGCGGAACGGTAAGGCGAAGGAATTGGAAGTTGCCAGCCTCCCCGCGTCTGATCTGCTGAAGAGGGCTGGGCCAGggcccccccacccaccctcggGAACCCTCGTCTCGGTCCTGCTGAGTTTGGGAGCTGGGTGCGGAGGGGGTCTCCGCGATCCCGTGACTGACTCcgttttttctctccctcccgcAGCCCGGTTGATGTTCCCGCTGCCCCTGCGTCAGCTCTCCGCTACCCCGTGCCTCAGGAATTACAGTGAGTggacctcccccctcccccctccacggGGCAGCAGGGGGGTTGGGGTAGAGCAACCGGCCGGCCTCTGTGGTGGCTGGTCCGGCTCGAGTGGAGGGCGTTGGGAAAACGTTGCCAGGACGGTCCAGCGAGCGGGACTCCGGTCTCGCGGCCCGAGGCGCCGTCTGTCTACTCTCTCCCGGCGTTTTGCGCGGTTCGCTGGAGAATTATTTTGCCTTCACTAGTTGGGGCATCGGGTCCAAGGGTCAGGAAGTCCTGTGGCAGGGTTATGAAGCTCTCGGCTGCCTCGGGCTGCCCCTGTAACAGGAGACACCCATTTCCGGGGGGGGGTTTCCTGTCACGTGCCCCATGACGGGTTAaacaaccagcagaaatggaaaacacctttggAGTCTGGTATCGCTGTTAACTAACGCTCcgttattagtaactacgcaatacagcaATATAAATTCAGCTAtctcaaacaggttagcagagcCATCTGTAtgtgtaagtgtggaaatataaaaaccaagcttcttcaagcctgaGGGGTAAACGGGTACAATCTTATggcgtgcagtgaaaattacgactgagaaggtgctcaggaagcctgatggtctgagggtggataaatctcctggacctgatggagtgCACCCTCGGGttatgaaggaagtagctggagagattgcggaggcattaatgatgatctttcaagaatcgatagattctggcgttGTACCgggtgactggaaaattgcaaatattactccgctatttaagaagggtgggaggctgcagaaaggaaactacagacctgttagtcagtggttggaaagttgttggaatggattgttagggatgagattacggagtacctggaggcacaggacaagacaggcccaagccagtatggtttcctgaaaggaaaatcctgcctgacaaaccgactgcaattctttgaggaaattacaagcagggtagacaaaggagatgcagtagatgtggattttcagaagtgacAAGGTGccccacacgaggctgcttagcaaggtaagagcccatggaattacagggaagttactagcgtgtgtggagcattggctggtcggcagaaaacagagagtgggaataaagggatcctattctggctggctgccggttaccagtggagttccacaggggtcggtgttgggactgctggtttttacaatgtatgtcaatgatttggactttgggattaatggatttgtggctaaatttgccaatgatacaaagataggtggaagagcgggtagtgttgaggaaacagagcctgcagagagacttaggggaatgggtaaagaagtggcaaatgaaatacaatgttggaaagtgtgtcgtcatgcactttggcagaagaaataaacgggcagactattattcagatggggagagaattcaaaatgcagagatgcaaagggacttgggagtcctcgtacaggatacccttaaagttaacctccaggttgagtcggtggtgaagaaggcgaatgcaatgttggcattcatttctagaggaatagagtataggagcagggatgtgatgttgaggctctataaggcgctggtgagacctcacttggagtactgtgggcagttttggtctccttattttagaaaggatgtgctgacattggagagggttcagagaaggttcacgaaatgattccaggaatgagagggttaccatatgaggaacgtccggCAGCTCCtgggctgtgttccctggagttcaggagaatgaggggggatcccaTAGAAACATTCGAATGTTAAAAGACATGAACAGGTTACatcgaacatagaatagtacagcacagtacaggcccttcggcccacaatgttgtgtcgaccctcaaaccctgcctcctatataaccccccaccttaactttctccatatacctgtctagtagtcccttaaacttcactagtgtatctgcctccaccactgactcaggcagtgcattccacgcaccaaccactctctgagtaaaaaaccttcctctaatatcccccttcaacttcccaccccttaccttaaagccatgtcctcttgtattgagcagtggtgccctggggaagaggtgctggctatccactctatctattcctcttattatcttgtacacctctatcatggagtttgtccttccaaagtgtaccacctcacacttctctgggttgaactcaatctgccacttctcagaccacttctgcatcctatcaatgtctctctgcaatctttaacaatattctacactatctacaacaccaccaacctttgtgtcatctgcaaacttgccaacccacccataTAGACTATGACAATAAAGTGACTCTCAGGGGGCTTTATCGCTTGTCCTGTTGCCCCTTCGACAgtgaatttactctgaactttgagacgggGAAGTGTAGACAGTTTCCGTGACGTACCGTGTTGTGTCTATGACCGTCTGCACTTTCTTGCCGTCAGGCAGGATGCACTCCGCTCTCCGACGGTCCGAGCGGGTGCGGGGGTCGGAGGGGAAGGTGGCGAATTTGTTCGGCCTCCCGATGATGTGGCAGGCATCGGTGAGCGCTCTTCACTGCGGCGTCTACGCGGTCagacccgggggtgggggggggggtcggccGGAGGAGGGGATGCTGAGGCCCGATGACGATTGTCAGCCCCTCCTGTCTCCCGACAGAGTTCGTCAACGAGAGGGAGGATCCCACCGACCTGCAGACGCTGACCGACAACGCAGCTCAGACGCTGTTCTGGACCGAGCTTTTCCGGGGTGAGTGTATGgctgctgggggggtgggggtgcaagcTGGCCGGCGTGGGGGGTGGGAGACGGGTCGATCgctggtgtggggaggggagggtcacGGTTCGCTAATAATTTCTCATGTTCCctgtccccccccaccaccacactctttctctccccccctccctgcctcctcccctctctccctcccgctccccctctccctctccccctctccccctctctccgacgcCTCCAGGCCTGGCCATGACCCTCAGCTACCTGTTCCGGGAGCCGGCCACCATCAACTACCCCTTCGAGAAGGGCCCCCTGAGCCCACGGTTTCGGGGGGAACACGCACTGCGCCGTTACCCCTCGGGGGAGGAGCGGTGTATCGCCTGCAAACTGTGCGAGGCTGCCTGCCCGGCCCAGGTGAGAGATCTGTGCGTCCCCCCACCCTTCCCCAAGCCTCTTCCATCCTCCACGTCCCCCCACCCTTCCCCAAGTCTCCTCCATCCTCCGCGTCCCCCCACCCTTCCCCAACTCTCCTCCATCCTCCGCGTCCGTTCCCCCCGCTCTCCTCCATCCTCCGCGtcccccccacccttcccccactctcTTCCATCCTCCGTGTCCCCCCCACCCTTCCCCAAGTCTCCTCCATCCTCCGCGTCCgttcccccactctcccccactctcctccatcctccgcgtcccccccacccttcccccactctcctccatcctctgcgtcccccacccctcccccgctctcctccatcctccgcggtccccccacccctccccagctctcctccatcctccgtgtccccccaccccctcccccactctcttccaTCCTCCGCGTCCCCCACCCCTCCGCAAGTCTCTTCCATCCTCCGCGTCCGTTCCCCCGCTCTCCTCCATCCTCcgcgtcccccccatccctcccctgctctcctccatcctccgcgtcccccccacccctccccgctctcctccatcctccgcgtcctcccacccctcccccactttcttccATCCTCCgcgtccccccccacccctccccaagtCTCTTCCATCCTCCgcatcccccccacccctccccactctcttCCATCCTCCgcgtcccccccacccctccccaagtCTCTTCCATCCTCCGCGTCCGTTCCCCCACTcttaacatagaaaataggtgcaggagtaggccattcggcccttcgagcctgcaccgccattcagtatgatcatggctgatcatccaactcagaaccctgccccagccttcccctccataccccctgatccccatagccacaagggccatatctaactccctcttaaatacagccaatgtactggcctcaactgtttcctgtggcagagaattccacagattcaccactctctgtgtgaagaagtttttcctcatctcggtcctaaaaggcttcccctttatcctcaaactgtgacccctcgttctggacttccccaacatcgggaacaatcttcctgcatctagcctgtccaatccctttaggatcttatacgtttcaatcagatcccccctcaatcttctaaattccaacgagtacaagcccagttcatccagtctttcttcatatgaaagtcctgccatcccaggaatcaatctggtgaaccttctttgtactccctctatggcaaggatgtctttcctcagattaggggaccaaaactgcacacaatactccaggtgtggtcttgcgagaccatggacctgtcttcactctccagggcgcggacctgggcaaggttgtatggaagacgggcagctgcccatgctgcaagtctcccctctccacgacaccgatgttgtccaagggaagggcattaggacccatacagcttggcaccggtgtcgtcgcagagcaatgtgtggttaactgCCTTGATCGAGGacgcaacacgttccctcggctgggactcgaactcacgaccttcagatcactagtccgatgccttaaccacttggccacgtgcccacgttGTATCATATCTTAACTCATGCATTACtacatgacaataaaagaggactgcgtgtcctcataatctaatctaatatcaaaAATACCTTACCAATATTTATctaaaagagggcaagaccaaaacatatgtgtccgAGAGGccacctcagaattacatctgtcacacatCTGATCTACATGTCGGCaaacaacacacaccaaagttgctggcgaaacgtcgactgcacctcttcctagagatgctgcctggcctgctgcgttccaccagcaactttgatgtgtgtcgctggagtttccagcgtctgcagaattcctcgtgtttgcgttacaTGTCGGGGAAAAACAGTTTTGCGTGTTAATTTaaaacctcaccctattactgcaattttttggattACCAGAGACAGACGTCGGTCGTTTAACCCTTTCCAGTTTGTCACACTCATGGCTAAAAGATCCATCTCACTTAAATGGAAATATTCTGATCCTCCTACTACTTTTCAacggttttctcaaactatattatgtttaaaccTGGAAAAAGTTAGGTTTAGTAGGGGTGATTCTTTAGATTAATATGCATAACAATATTAATGATATAAAGAGATCGGTATCACATTGGTCATGGTTAACATATAAAGCATAATTCTTCTTGAGGAAACCAGGAGAccgtttattcaacattttcatatgatggaaGTTGTCCCTTTCAGAATGCTTTTTCCTTTTTTAATAATCTTTTGTTTATCTATGAAGGAGCGGAGTGAATGACAAATAATGTTTGTATCCGAAGGAATAGAGCATcccagttttgttttgttttgttcagGGGGTTCTTTATAAAATTCTTTTTTCATGTTCAATTACTTAGAGATTGGGAGGCTTGAATTATATATTTTACTTGGATTATGCTTTATATGTTAACCATTACCAATGTTATACTGATCTCTTCGTATCATTAATAttatgtaaccatataaccattccagcacggaaacaggccatctcggcccttctagtccgtgccgaactcttactctcacccagtcccaccgacctgcactcagcccataaccctccattcctttcctgtccatatatctatccaatttaactttaaacgacaacatcgaacctgccccaaccacttctcgttccgcacagctaccactctctgagtaaagaagttccccctcgtgttacccctaaacttttgccctttaactctcaactcatgtcctcttgtttgaatctcccccactctcaatggaaaaagcctatccacgtcaactctatcaatccccctcataattttaaacacctctaccaagtcccccctcaaccttctacgctccaaagaataaagacctaacttgttcaacctttctctgtaagttAGGAGATGAAAACCAGGTAACAgtctagtaaatcttttctgtactctctctattttgttgatatctttccgaAACCACTTGGCCGCCTGCCCacacatgtttgctgttgtgtgctggggcagcaggctgagagtagcagaaaccaacagaatgaacaaactcattcgtaaggccagtgatgttgtggggatggaactggactctctgacggtggtgtctgacaagaggatgctgtccaagttgcatgccatcttggacaatgtctcccatccactacataatgtactgggtgggcacaggagtacattcagccagagactcattccaccgagatgcagcacagagcgtcataggaagtcattcctgcccgtggccatcaaactttacaactcctcccttggagggtcagacaccctgagccaataggctggtcctggacttatttccatctggcataatttacatgttactatttaactatttatggttttattactatttatttatggtgcaactgtaacgaaaaccaatttcccccgggatcaataaagtatgactatgacagtcACGACCCCTCTGATACAGGGGCCGGCTCCCAAAAGTctgtctttctctcactctctgtctgtctgtctgtctctctgtcactctctctgtctctctctgtccgtctctgtccatctctctctcacactctctctctgtctgtctctctcacactctctctctgtctgtctctctcacactctctctctgtctctctctctccgtctctctctctgtctctctcactctctgtctgtctctgtctttcactctttctctgtccgtctctctctgtctgtctctgtctttcactgtttctctgtccgtctctctgtctgtctctgtctttcacactctctgtccgtctctctgtctgtctctgtctttcacactctgtccgtctctctgtctgtctctcacactctctctctgtccgtctctctctcacactttctctctctctgtccgcctctctctgtccgtctctctctctgtctctctcacacactctctctcccactctctctgtctctctctctgttcgtctctctctctgtctgtctctcccactctctctgtctctctcacactctctctctgtccgtctctctctctcactctctctgtccgtctctctctctttcacacacacacactctgtctgtctctctcactgtccgtctgtccctctcgctctctttctctctgcatgtctctgtctctctctcctgacCTTGCCCCTCATCCGCAGGCCATCACGATCGAAGCGGAGGCCCGCGCGGACGGTAGCCGGAGAACCACTCGCTACGATATCGACATGACCAAGTGTATCTACTGTGGCTTCTGCCAGGAGGCCTGCCCCGTCGACGCCATCGTGGAGGTGAGTACCCACAACCTCACCCTCGTCTCCCTCGATCTCCCTCTCACCCCTCAGCCCTCCCCTCACACCTTCTGCCAGGAGGCCTGCCCCGTCGACGCCATCGTGGAGGTGAGTACCCCCGCTCTCCCTCACCCTCGCCgcgctctctccccccactccctctcacctcctcactccgctatccgtctctcctccgtctccaccCCAGTCTCCCCCCCTcccgtctctctcacacacccgctgccacctctcaccctctgcttccctccctctcgccacccctcccctcctcgcCCTCATGCTGCctctcactccccttccctcccgCTCTCCTCCCTACAGGGGCCCAACTTTGAGTTCTCCACCCAGACGCACGAGGAGCTCCTCTACAACAAGGAGAAGCTGCTGAACAATGGTGACATGTGGGAGGCCGAGATCGCGGCCAACATCCAGGCCGACTTCCTGTACCGCTGACGGTCTGTTCGGGGCGCGGGGTAAACCATCGTTTCCCCTTGTTCCCCCCGCCCACACACCCAGAAGAGTGTTTCGTTTGGGGTGCGCGCCCCACCCTGTAAATACTGTTCCCACCGTCTCATTAAAGGCCAGTTGCCTCCTTGTTACTAGAGTCTGACTGATTCGCAGGCCTAaccctgacccccccccccccccggatcaaTCTCGCCCCCTCCCCGTCCGCATAAccctccagttccctgttacaaacgagagaagatctgcaggcgctggaaatccgGGGTAAAACACACGCACGAaacgctgggggagctcagcaggccgggcagcgtctcggtggaagagagtacagtcgacgttccgggccgagaGCCCTCGGCAGGGCTGGAGAGAGAAAGCTGAGGTGTAGATTTAGAAGGtgcggggtgggggagagagggaaaccgGGAgtgggggggatgaagtgaagagctgggacgttgatcggtgaaagagatacagggctggcgaagggggagtccgataggtggggacagaaggccgtggaagagaaaagggggaggggaaccagagggaggagatggacagacaaggagatgaggtgggaagtttgagaaatggatgttcatgccatcaggttggaggctacccagacggaatacgaggtgtcgttcctccaacctgagtgtggcctcgtcCTGACAGTGGAGGGGGGGCGTGGATGGACGTATCGGATTGGGGATGGGAAGTGGAGTTAGAATGGgcggccgctgggagatccctcCTGTTCTGGCGGACGGGGCGTAGGCGGTCTCCcgatctacgtcgggtctcaggaggccgcaccgggagcaccagacacagtagatgtgaccccaacggactcacaggtgaagtgtcgcctcgccTGGAAGGGCTGTTCGGGGCCCCGACTggtggcgagggaggaggtgtagaacaacttctgcttgcaaggatgaagtgccaggagggagatcagtggggagggacgaatggacaagggagttgcgtagggagcgatccctgcggaaagcagaaagtggagggaggggaagattgCTTGGTGGTGACCTTACTCATATGTATGAAACCacgagaggcacagatagggtgaatgtccacagtcttttccccagggtcggGGAATCGAGAACCAGAGGGatcaggtttaaggtgagagggggagagagatttaatagggaccCGAGAGGCAACTGTTTCACCCAGAGGTTGGACTGTCTGTGGaaggagctgtcagaggaagtggtcgaggcaggtacattaacgacacccggacagggacacggataggaaaggtttagagggatacgggacAGTCACAGGCTGAGGGGATAAGTTTGGATGCCAGTGTGGGGTGCTTTAACTGAGGTGTATGACCTTAGGAGAGGTGTAGATCGGGCGATGGGCAGGAATATTTGTCCCctggcggggcgggggggggcattAAATTGAACCCATCATGGCAGGTTAGACGATGAGGTACAGGGGTAGTAACAAGCTCACCCGCTGCCCCGTTTTGACCGTGGGAATGacggttggtgccagatggggtggttcgaGGATCTCCAagacagctgatctcctgggacttccaCGCACAGCAGGCTCCACAGTTTACAGAGAGCGTTGCGAAAAGCATCAGGCAGTGAAAACCCGCCTGGTTGCTGAGAGAGGCCGGCAGTGGTTCGGGCCGACAGGGAGGGAACTCGAACCGGAGCTGTTCAcccagagagagtgagagaaaacaaCAAAACTCAAATCTATTCGTAGTCTGTTTTACCTTCGCACCAAGCTGCAACGGCCAGGGACCGGACAGATGAAGGGACAGAGCTTGTTCCTGAACTCCTGGTGCGAGGGGAACCTCCCACCCCGTGGGAAATGGGGGGAGACGGCACAGCCcgggtggttgggggggggggggtaccttTGATGGTGGACGTTGGGATGTATCGGGCGGCTTCTAATGTTCCTGGACTCATATTACCAGATGACACCCGGACACTTCCGCCTGGACATCCGCGGGGGCCCATTCGGGTGCTCGGTGACAGGCCAAACCCCTGAGGAAGCAACACCACGAGGCGAAAGGAGCAGacttaggccgttcggcccatccagtctgttctACCATCCCATGGcggctgatttattacctctctcaaccccgccctcctgcctcctgcccatAACCTTCCACTAATCGAGAACATAGCAacatccgctttaaatacacccagcaactCGACCCTCCCACAGCTGTCCGCGgttacaaattccacagattcaccaccctctggctaaagaaattcctcacctccgttctaaatggacgcccctctattctgaatcctagacttccccacaacaggaaacatcctctccacatccgctctatctgtgtcctctggtcctagactccccccactatgggaaacatcctctccacatccattctatctgtgtcctctggtccaagactcccccacgataggaaacatcctctccacatccactctatctgtgtcctctggtcctagactccccccactatgggaaacatcctctccacatccactctatctgtgtcctctggtcccagactcccccactactggaaacaacctctccgcatccactctatctgtgtcctctggtcctagactcccccactactggaaacaacctctccgcatccactctatctgtgtcctctggtcctagactcccccactacaggaaacatcctctccacatccgctctatctgtgtcctctggtcccagactcccccactattggaaacaacctctccgcatccactctatctgtgtcctctggtcctagactctcccactataggaaacatcctctccacatccactctatctgtgtcctctggtcacatccttgcttttatattttagtcctctcgagTATGAGGGAACCCTCTCCACTTGCCTGGGCGGAGCTCGTCGACACACCTAACATCTGCCGTATCCCCCCCTCACCAACTCTTGTAGAGTCTCCCAACTTATGAACCGGCCCTTCAGCCTATGTTATCCATACTATGAACCCCCTCCCACCCCGTCTCCATTGATGCCTTTGTGGGCGTTACAGGGATCGGCGGAGGGGCAGGCAGATTCGCGAATGTTCCCACCATTTGAGAAAGTAGCGCAGGCAACGTGGCCATACCATCTCATTCCGCAGTTCCACCCGCATCTCCTCACCGGGcgggttctccagtctgtcctgactgaacacaaccatgtcatagtcatactttattgatcccaagggaaattgggtgcCGTTACagtcgcaccaaccaagaatagagtataaaaatagcaatataaaaccataaattaaataataatatgtgaattatgccaggaaataagtccaggaccagcctatcggctcagggtgtctgaccctccaagggaggagttgtaaagtttgatggtcacaggcaggaatgacttcctatgacgctctgtgttgcatctctgtggaatgagtctctggctgaatgtactcctgtgcccacccagtacattatgtagtggatgggagacattgtccaagatggcatgcaacttggacagcatcctcttgtcagacaccaccgtcagagagtccagttccatccccacaacatcactggccttacggatgagtttgtcgattctgttggtggctgctaccctcagcctgctgccccagcacacaacagcaaacatgatcgcactggccaccacagactcgtagaacatcctcagcatcgtccggcagatgttaaaggacctcagtctcctcaggaaatagagacggctctgacccttcttgtagacagcctcagtgttcttagaccagtccagtttattgttaattcgcatccccaggtatttgtaatcctccaccatgtccacactgaccccctggatggaaacaagggtcaccgttaccttagctctcctcaggtctaccaccagctccttagtctttttcacattaagctgcagataattctgctcacaccgtgtgacaaagtttcctaccgtagccctgt from the Mobula birostris isolate sMobBir1 chromosome 13, sMobBir1.hap1, whole genome shotgun sequence genome contains:
- the LOC140207358 gene encoding NADH-ubiquinone oxidoreductase subunit 8-like, with the translated sequence MLALRLACRTAAQARLMFPLPLRQLSATPCLRNYKFVNEREDPTDLQTLTDNAAQTLFWTELFRGLAMTLSYLFREPATINYPFEKGPLSPRFRGEHALRRYPSGEERCIACKLCEAACPAQAITIEAEARADGSRRTTRYDIDMTKCIYCGFCQEACPVDAIVEGPNFEFSTQTHEELLYNKEKLLNNGDMWEAEIAANIQADFLYR